Proteins encoded together in one Drosophila albomicans strain 15112-1751.03 chromosome 2R, ASM965048v2, whole genome shotgun sequence window:
- the LOC117574841 gene encoding zinc finger protein 501 — protein sequence MAQEQSDLLCRVCLKQDELMVDVYEHVEEQQTDLCTLLERCGDIKVDKTDAFPKYLCQECTKELLIAAKFRDKCAATEQLLRHSEAEASCSIDATSDLIDKESVKHNSEDEMDDIIEYDPSQHVELYEECETHAKEQKLPATVQQTIAVAIFNCDDCGAVFQQAATLQRHLDKAHPTVETSSCLHCEHSFTQSINLLRHSCNVISNGSPQVTHHRCIYCGKSLQSAASLAMHIRLHNGERPFACDVCPKTFKTNGALVSHQKRHLKLVEYKCEYCGKGFVESSNLRRHIIALHTSERPHTCTLCQRSFSRVYLLELHMRTHTGERPYACSHCDRSFAQLSVLRTHERIHTGERRHRCALCQKTFSRLMQLKKHELKPCIVDSEVTIRGDEEAS from the exons ATGGCTCAAGAGCAAAGTGACTTACTGTGCCGCGTGTGCCTAAAGCAAGATGAGCTCATGGTTGATGTCTATGAGCATGTGGAGGAACAGCAAACCGATTTATGCACCCTACTTGAACGTTGTGGCGACATTAAA gtTGACAAGACGGACGCGTTTCCTAAGTATTTGTGCCAAGAGTGTACAAAGGAGCTGCTAATCGCAGCCAAGTTTCGTGACAAATGCGCTGCAACGGAACAATTGCTGCGCCACAGTGAAGCAGAAGCTTCTTGCAGCATTGATGCGACAAGTGATTTGATTGACAAGGAGTCGGTAAAGCATAATTCTGAGGATGAAATGGATGATATCATAGAATATGATCCAAGTCAGCATGTGGAGCTATATGAAGAGTGCGAAACCCACGCGAAAGAACAGAAATTGCCTGCAACAGTGCAGCAAacaattgctgttgccatttttaaCTGTGATGACTGCGGTGCAGTCTTTCAACAGGCTGCAACGCTGCAACGCCACTTAGATAAAGCACATCCTACCGTCGAAACCAGCAGTTGTCTGCATTGCGAACACAGTTTTACCCAGAGCATAAATCTGCTGCGCCATAGCTGCAATGTCATAAGTAACGGATCGCCTCAAGTGACCCATCATCGTTGTATCTACTGTGGCAAGAGCCTGCAATCTGCTGCCAGCCTGGCTATGCACATACGTCTCCATAATGGAGAGCGACCCTTTGCCTGTGATGTTTGCCCAAAGACCTTTAAAACAAATGGAGCGCTTGTCAGTCATCAGAAACGGCATCTCAAACTGGTGGAATACAAGTGTGAATACTGTGGCAAGGGTTTCGTCGAGTCCAGCAATCTGCGGCGCCACATCATTGCGCTGCACACATCCGAACGTCCACACACCTGCACCCTCTGCCAGCGCAGTTTCTCGCGCGTCTATCTGCTGGAGCTACACATGCGCACGCACACTGGAGAACGTCCTTATGCCTGCAGTCATTGCGATCGCAGCTTTGCTCAGTTGAGTGTGTTGCGCACCCATGAACGCATTCATACAGGGGAACGACGACATCGTTGCGCTCTTTGTCAGAAAACCTTTAGCCGCTTAATGCAGTTGAAAAAGCACGAGCTGAAGCCGTGTATTGTGGACTCCGAGGTGACGATACGTGGCGATGAGGAAGCCTCTTAG
- the LOC117576136 gene encoding uncharacterized protein LOC117576136, which yields MPPNSESYNLDELEAPSWLDAEYVKEILSSHENDENVEVIALKITPASGKGDHYASVMFRATVEYKTSKGNFNKSLIIKTMPEKDGHKKDMLDESHIFDTEIKMYTELLPRFEEILRDAGDETSLYVPCIYHSLKPRQVMVFEDLLPQGYVVVRDRQPTIEEVHSAFTKLAKWHAVSYKLNKEEPGLLEKCKHSLMELPKITEEPLFSTGMDFFLQMLDSQPDLRVYKPYFEKIRPTYLQHCVNTFREYRVNPQEDAYYVLCHGDFHLRNMMFKHNKTTGQLEDCMLLDFQMCNVGPMANDILYAIYSLLSPEQRQNNRDELVYFYYSKFIETLNKINYDGEIPTLVKFREQLLRHKYLDFFLFTSFLPLFVALHNGDFALSDMIEDKELRSTFYNYKEYLAEVRHNLPRYLHLGYFDDLE from the exons atgccgcCAAACAGTGAATCCTACAACTTAGATGAGTTGGAAGCACCCAGCTGGCTGGATGCAGAATATGTAAAAGAGATATTGAGTAGCCATGAGAACGATGAGAATGTCGAAGTAATCGCTTTAAAGATAACACCCGCTAGCGGCAAAGGAGATCATTATGCAAGTGTTATGTTCAGAGCAACGGTCGAGTATAAGACGTCAAAGGGAAATTTCAACAAGTCGCTGATTATCAAGACTATGCCCGAAAAAGATGGTCACAAAAAGGATATGCTGGATGAATCTCACATCTTCGATACGGAGATTAAAATGTACACAGAGTTACTACCCAGGTTCGAGGAGATCTTGCGAGATGCTGGGGATGAGACCTCGTTATACGTGCCCTGTATTTATCACAGCTTAAAGCCACGGCAGGTAATGGTCTTTGAGGATCTTTTGCCTCAGGGTTACGTTGTGGTCCGTGATCGCCAGCCAACAATAGAGGAGGTCCACAGTGCCTTTACAAAACTAGCAAAGTGGCATGCTGTTAGTTACAAACTGAACAAAGAGGAACCCGGCTTGTTGGAGAAATGCAAGCACAGCCTGATGGAACTTCCAAAGATTACAGAGGAACCCCTGTTCTCAACAGGCATGGACTTTTTCCTGCAGATGTTGGACTCTCAGCCGGATCTGAGAGTTTATAAgccatattttgaaaaaatacgtCCCACTTACTTGCAGCATTGCGTAAACACTTTCCGAGAGTATCGAGTGAATCCTCAAGAGGACGCATACTATGTTTTGTGCCATGGCGACTTTCATTTGAGGAATATGATgtttaaacataataaaacTACGGGACAATTGGAGGACTGTATGCTTCTCGACTTTCAGATGTGCAATGTGGGTCCCATGGCCAATGACATTCTTTATGCCATCTATAGTTTGTTGTCTCCGGAGCAAAGACAAAACAATCGCGATGAGCTTGTctacttttattattcaaagTTTATCGAAacattgaataaaatcaattatgaTGGCGAAATCCCCACTCTGGTGAAGTTTCGTGAGCAGCTTTTGCGGCACAAATATTTgg atttctttttgttcACATCTTTTTTGCCTCTCTTTGTTGCACTTCATAATGGCGACTTTGCACTGTCTGATATGATTGAGGACAAAGAGCTGAGATctactttttataattataaagaatatttggCGGAAGTTCGACACAACTTACCACGTTATTTACATCTGGGATACTTTGACGATTTGGAGTAA
- the LOC117576081 gene encoding uncharacterized protein LOC117576081, translated as MTPNINNYNTDELEAPAWLNDQFFKDVLVHHHNDPNVKVIEFNTSPATAKGDHYASVMFRTKVDYSLQNKTLSKSLIIKTMPEIEGHKKEFLGDSHIFPTEIAMYTEILPKFEEILSEAGDKITFCARCIYHSLEPRQVMIFEDLVLQNYEVIRKRPASLDEIKTALGKLAKWQAVSFKLLKDKSGLFDKLQYDLTTLPNFLEQDILKSGFSTFLEALDSVESLKKYRKYFEPIKDVMIERWTNIIREYRENRQEDAYYVLCHGDFHVKNMMFRGTDCMLLDFQMSYVGSITNDVLYAVYMLFNPEDRRDNYDELIYHYFTTFANTLEKIGYQGKKPSLVEFRKQLFDRKYSEIFLMSTFLPIFNHMRNGQDPAEFMENTEKCRELYHSKEYLDDLKHLLPRMLHLGYFEQLQ; from the exons AAAGTGATTGAATTTAACACATCACCAGCAACTGCTAAAGGAGACCACTATGCAAGTGTCATGTTTCGGACTAAAGTTGATTACTcactgcaaaacaaaacactttcTAAGTCCTTGATAATTAAGACCATGCCCGAAATAGAAGGACATAAAAAGGAATTTTTAGGTGATTCGCACATTTTCCCCACAGAGATCGCTATGTACACTGAAATACTACCAAAGTTCGAGGAAATACTATCTGAAGCAGGTGATAAGATTACGTTTTGTGCCCGTTGCATTTATCACAGTCTGGAACCGCGTCAAGTGATGATTTTCGAAGATCTGGTTCTCCAAAACTATGAAGTAATACGTAAAAGACCAGCAAGCTTAGATGAAATCAAAACTGCTCTGGGAAAACTGGCTAAATGGCAGGCAGTTAGCTTTAAGTTGTTGAAGGACAAATCAGGACTGTTCGATAAGTTGCAGTATGATCTCACAACATTGCCAAATTTCCTGGAACAAGATATATTAAAATCTGGGTTTTCGACATTCTTGGAAGCACTGGACAGTGTggaaagtttaaaaaaataccgaaagtACTTTGAACCCATAAAAGATGTTATGATTGAACGATGGACTAATATAATACGTGAATACAGAGAGAATCGTCAAGAAGATGCTTACTATGTTCTCTGTCATGGAGACTTCCATGTAAAAAATATGATGTTCAGGGGAACCGACTGCATGTTGCTCGACTTTCAGATGTCGTACGTAGGATCTATAACAAATGACGTGCTCTATGCGGTCTACATGCTCTTTAATCCTGAGGATCGTCGGGATAACTATGATGAACTTATCTACCACTATTTTACAACATTCGCAAATACATTAGAAAAGATTGGTTATCAGGGAAAGAAGCCTAGTTTGGTTGAATTTCGGAAGCAGTTATTTGACAGAAAATATTCCG aaatatttttgatgagTACATTTCTGCCAATCTTTAATCATATGCGTAACGGACAGGATCCAGCAGAATTCATGGAAAATACTGAGAAATGTCGTGAGTTATATCACAGCAAGGAGTATCTTGACGATTTGAAGCATCTTTTGCCTCGTATGCTTCATTTGGGATACTTCGAACAGTTACAATAA
- the LOC117576156 gene encoding uncharacterized protein LOC117576156 yields MTPNIDNYNADELEAPAWLNDQFFRDVLVKHLNDANVKVIDFKTSPATAKGDHYASVMFRGLVEYSTDEGTFSKSLIIKTMPEEEGHKKEFLGDSHIFPTEITMYTKVLPKFEEILAEAGDKTTFCAKCIYHSEEPRQVMVFEDLVPQKYDVVRKRPATIDEIKSAVGKLAKWQAVSYKLLQEKSDLFDTLQYDLTTMPNILEQEVITKGFPTFLETLQSVDSLRQYVKYFEPLKEKLIQRWVEALREYRVNRKDDSYYVLCHGDFHIKNMMFKGTDCMLLDFQMSYVGALTNDVLYSIYMLLGPEERREKRDEFIYYFFTTFTNTLVKIGYQGKKPSLVEFRRQLHEKKYIDIFLMSSFLPTFNHMRKGNDPADFLEDAEKRRALFAEKDFQDELEYLIPRMVHVGYFE; encoded by the exons atgacgCCAAACATTGACAATTATAATGCGGATGAGCTTGAAGCTCCCGCTTGGTTGAATGATCAATTCTTCAGAGATGTTTTAGTTAAGCACCTTAACGATGCTAATGTGAAAGTGATTGACTTCAAAACATCTCCAGCCACTGCTAAAGGAGATCATTATGCGAGTGTCATGTTCCGGGGGCTTGTCGAATATTCAACAGATGAGGGAACATTTTCCAAGTCGTTGATTATTAAGACAATGCCCGAAGAGGAAGGCCATAAAAAGGAGTTTTTGGGTGATTCGCACATTTTCCCTACTGAGATCACCATGTACACGAAAGTATTGCCCAAGTTCGAAGAGATACTAGCTGAAGCAGGTGATAAGACAACGTTTTGCGCCAAGTGCATCTATCACTCTGAAGAGCCGCGTCAAGTGATGGTCTTTGAAGATTTGGTTCCACAAAAATATGATGTGGTTCGTAAAAGACCCGCTACCATAGATGAGATTAAATCCGCAGTGGGAAAACTGGCAAAATGGCAAGCAGTTAGTTATAAGCTGCTACAAGAAAAATCTGACTTGTTTGATACATTACAATATGATTTGACAACAATGCCAAATATTTTGGAGCAAGAAGTTATTACAAAAGGATTCCCAACGTTCTTGGAAACCCTGCAGAGCGTTGACAGCTTAAGACAGTATGTCAAGTACTTCGAACCGttgaaagaaaaattaattcaacGCTGGGTAGAAGCTCTTCGTGAATATCGTGTGAACCGAAAAGACGATTCATACTACGTTTTGTGCCATGGAGATTTCCATATAAAGAATATGATGTTCAAGGGAACCGACTGCATGCTGCTCGACTTTCAGATGTCCTACGTGGGAGCTTTGACAAACGATGTGCTCTATTCGATTTACATGCTCCTTGGTCCCGAGGAGCGTCGAGAGAAACGTGATGAATTTATCTACTATTTTTTTACGACTTTCACAAATACCCTTGTAAAAATTGGATACCAGGGAAAGAAGCCCAGCTTGGTTGAATTCCGTAGACAGTTacatgaaaaaaaatatattg ATATCTTTTTGATGAGTTCATTTTTGCCAACCTTCAATCATATGCGCAAAGGAAACGATCCAGCAGATTTTCTGGAAGATGCTGAGAAACGTCGTGCATTATTTGCCGAAAAGGACTTCCAAGACGAATTGGAATATCTGATCCCTCGTATGGTGCATGTGGGATATTTCGAGTAG